The following are encoded together in the Culex pipiens pallens isolate TS chromosome 1, TS_CPP_V2, whole genome shotgun sequence genome:
- the LOC120421782 gene encoding dentin sialophosphoprotein isoform X3, whose translation MLQLAEFAVNSFWIYCTLSVVVMVTLVTTLASCLCCRKQEIKASNAPHRSLPDIPVVEPAGDNNSELYATVGENKVQDLPQGRSPTSSLKKQASVSQHSSISQADDISSPYARVRSPPHAYDKLRRGVEHPYAQVVQPGHVGGATAQVTAVVTMNGGGGNADDDDDDDDGELMSPISRRAGPSGGGAGGTGVGEGGAGGADSNQSLLDEREASTVDIPAASAIAGRVSASQDLPYMTPPIVQPGQQHFSGDSQDSSKGYTSISVREPLANLIPQGPNQTTAQRRQILGDSHYATVSDDSDEMYAAIEDPNNQVDLYTSGSETYAQIQPPNMVTVSVEINTGASSRPPTGHQEDSMDALQPLPSSSGHVAQNRLSSISGGGGGQLQGGLSVDSDSSGQPPPPSIDSLRAHQPHSAHSAAAYAHSRQASSSSCTSSVGNLGSPKPEKRQANSPLPPTPKTLKHQSAVSGGGGPGAGSSFQFSNSNLTSISSNNSSQTVIGVATSSSGRNSAASVIEYKTSRENIAVGGGKEDGTGQQLANGNAIKPKKSPSKDLEGMYAKVMKKNKLSKAPSQNSSPVPLRKEAMLAEGEQFLSDPELASAGQLNGSGSSLHGSPGKKAVNDYETLDKNKQRRGNDPGYETIPGDGGGSVEMRRSADYAQIQKRSSGLAVAHGIQSVSRNSLEIFHGLDKSSGDGGEPGYESLPGSHDPGYETLNRGRAESDSDPNYEILRPTASVAPRVGNDGYSSIRDKRGAKNRLDFGKDDDNDSTPGYSSIREKIDYDPGYSVITEKKKPPPVSHDYASITEDTKRKKQALNNNNIDPGEDSDIYSSITNAPLVTPTVTTPAGNPNACSPGYSSISETRTTPSTDSTSSPDNAIGYAKHSPHTGGTGTTNNSASTGRLSSSNYESLTGSESDPNYESVKYLNVRENPYERLHNEAGQTPSTAGPSSNDSLSGSVTPGAEDAQPPANNAKTPTVSELEATGVSDYFQV comes from the exons CGACTTCCAGTCTGAAAAAGCAAGCCAGCGTCTCGCAGCACAGCTCCATCAGCCAGGCGGACGACATCAGCTCGCCGTACGCGCGCGTCCGCTCCCCACCGCACGCCTACGACAAGCTGCGCCGCGGCGTGGAACATCCGTACGCGCAGGTCGTGCAACCGGGCCATGTCGGCGGAGCGACGGCCCAGGTCACGGCGGTGGTCACCATGAACGGCGGCGGTGGcaacgccgacgacgacgacgacgatgacgacggcgAACTGATGAGTCCGATTTCGAGGCGCGCGGGACCGTCCGGAGGGGGTGCGGGTGGGACTGGAGTCGGCGAAGGTGGTGCGGGGGGAGCTGATTCGAACCAGAGCTTGCTGGACGAGCGGGAAGCTTCGACGGTG gaCATTCCGGCAGCATCGGCAATCGCTGGGCGGGTGTCCGCCAGCCAGGACCTTCCGTACATGACGCCACCGATTGTGCAGCCTGGCCAGCAGCACTTTAGCGGGGACTCGCAGGATTCGTCAA AAGGCTACACCAGTATAAGCGTGCGGGAACCGCTGGCCAACCTCATACCTCAGGGCCCCAACCAGACCACCGCGCAGCGGCGCCAGATTTTGGGCGACTCGCACTACGCCACCGTGTCGGATGATTCCG ACGAAATGTACGCAGCGATAGAAGATCCAAACAACCAGGTTGACCTGTACACGAGCGGTTCGGAGACGTACGCCCAGATCCAGCCTCCGAACATGGTCACGGTGTCGGTGGAGATCAACACGGGCGCATCGAGTCGCCCTCCGACAGGCCACCAGGAAGATTCGATGGACGCGCTGCAGCCACTTCCTTCAAGTTCAGGCCACGTCGCCCAGAACAGACTAAGTTCCATCAGCGGAGGAGGAGGCGGTCAACTTCAGGGTGGCCTCTCGGTTGATTCGGACTCGTCCGGCCAACCTCCGCCTCCGTCCATCGACAGCCTGCGCGCTCACCAGCCTCATTCGGCGCACTCGGCCGCCGCGTACGCCCACTCTCGCCAGGCGTCCAGCTCGAGCTGCACCAGTTCCGTGGGCAATCTCGGTTCGCCCAAGCCGGAAAAGCGCCAAGCCAACTCGCCCCTTCCGCCGACACCAAAGACGCTCAAGCACCAGTCGGCGGTTTCGGGTGGGGGCGGTCCCGGAGCGGGGTCCAGCTTCCAGTTTAGCAACTCGAACCTCACCTCGATCAGCTCGAACAACTCGTCGCAGACGGTGATTGGGGTGGCGACGTCGTCATCCGGGCGGAACTCGGCCGCGTCCGTCATTGAGTACAAAACGTCGCGGGAGAATATTGCCGTTGGAGGGGGGAAGGAGGACGGTACGGGGCAACAATTGGCCAACGGGAACGCGATCAAGCCGAAGAAGAGTCCCTCGAAGGATTTGGAGGGGATGTACGCGAAGGTCATGAAGAAGAACAAACTGTCGAAGGCGCCGTCGCAGAACTCGAGTCCGGTTCCGCTCCGGAAGGAGGCCATGCTGGCGGAGGGAGAACAGTTTCTTTCGGATCCGGAGCTGGCCTCGGCAGGCCAACTCAATGGCAGTGGAAGCTCGCTGCACGGATCTCCGGGCAAGAAGGCGGTCAATGATTACGAGACGCTGGACAAGAACAAGCAACGGCGTGGGAATGATCCCGGGTACGAGACGATTCCGGGGGATGGTGGAGGATCGGTGGAGATGCGACGGTCGGCGGATTACGCGCAGATTCAGAAGCGGAGTAGTGGGCTGGCCGTGGCGCACGGGATTCAGAGCGTCTCGCGGAACTCGCTGGAGATTTTCCACGGGTTGGACAAGTCGTCTGGGGACGGAGGTGAGCCGGGCTACGAAAGCTTGCCGGGAAGTCACGATCCAGGGTACGAGACGTTGAACAGAGGGCGAGCGGAGTCGGATTCGGATCCGAACTACGAGATTTTGAGGCCAACGGCGAGCGTTGCTCCGAGGGTGGGGAATGATGGCTACAGCAGCATACGGGACAAACGGGGAGCGAAGAATCGGTTAGACTTTGGAAAGGACGATGATAACGATAGCACGCCCGGTTACAGCAGCATCCGGGAGAAGATCGACTACGACCCGGGCTACAGCGTGATAACGGAAAAGAAGAAACCACCTCCGGTTAGCCATGACTACGCCAGCATTACCGAGGACACCAAGCGGAAAAAGCAAGCactgaacaacaacaacatcgacCCCGGGGAAGACTCGGACATTTACTCGAGCATCACGAACGCCCCGCTGGTCACTCCCACGGTCACAACTCCCGCCGGCAACCCGAACGCCTGTTCGCCAGGCTACTCGAGCATCTCGGAGACTCGCACCACCCCGTCAACCGACAGCACAAGCTCCCCGGACAACGCCATCGGGTACGCGAAGCACTCGCCACACACCGGCGGAACCGGAACCACCAACAACAGCGCCAGCACCGGCCGGCTCTCCTCGTCCAACTACGAATCTCTCACCGGCAGCGAGTCCGACCCGAACTACGAGTCGGTCAAGTATCTGAACGTGCGCGAAAACCCGTACGAACGCCTCCACAACGAAGCCGGCCAAACGCCGAGCACGGCCGGTCCCTCCTCGAACGATTCGCTGTCCGGGTCGGTCACGCCCGGCGCCGAGGACGCACAGCCGCCGGCAAACAATGCCAAAACGCCCACCGTCAGCGAACTGGAAGCCACCGGCGTCAGCGATTACTTTCAAGTCTGA